Proteins from a genomic interval of bacterium:
- a CDS encoding CPBP family intramembrane metalloprotease, with translation MPEDQQPMPSGALLRWGSWIYLVLAVAAVLWLGLRDGLIPMALFLDRTTWLLDLAVGAAAAAAVIGLWQLGLHLLPSARALERTIAETVGPLSGAEVVTLAVLSGFAEELFFRGAVQSQWGILPATLFFALLHMGPGREFRLWTVFALLAGAALGALMIWRGNLLAPTVAHFSVNLVGLSRLRKLTPAPPEPPVDLC, from the coding sequence TTGCCTGAAGACCAGCAGCCGATGCCGTCCGGTGCGCTCCTTCGCTGGGGCTCGTGGATCTATCTGGTGCTGGCGGTGGCGGCGGTCTTGTGGCTAGGGCTGCGCGATGGCTTGATTCCGATGGCCTTGTTTCTTGATCGCACGACCTGGCTCCTGGATCTAGCGGTTGGCGCCGCTGCAGCGGCCGCCGTGATCGGGCTCTGGCAGCTCGGGTTGCATCTGTTGCCGAGTGCTCGAGCGCTCGAAAGAACCATCGCCGAGACGGTCGGGCCGCTGAGCGGCGCCGAGGTTGTCACGCTGGCGGTTCTCTCCGGCTTCGCCGAAGAGCTCTTCTTCCGAGGTGCGGTTCAGTCCCAGTGGGGGATTCTGCCCGCGACGCTGTTCTTCGCTCTGCTTCATATGGGTCCGGGGCGGGAGTTCCGCTTGTGGACGGTATTTGCTCTGCTGGCGGGAGCTGCCTTGGGGGCTCTCATGATCTGGCGGGGCAACCTTCTGGCGCCGACCGTCGCTCATTTTTCGGTGAATCTAGTAGGGCTCTCACGTCTGCGGAAACTGACCCCGGCGCCACCAGAGCCCCCAGTTGACCTCTGCTAG